From a single Methylosinus sp. H3A genomic region:
- a CDS encoding efflux RND transporter periplasmic adaptor subunit — translation MRDLAHIFRRLAVSDVVPTDAGERRSSFFPVWSYSNSARARGLRFGAALLASALLGSLFPQFSAPIRALFGAGEKAAEASAAKGAEGLVRLTAEQIAAAKIATVAAAPGVLTRDVVAPAVVSVDPDRIGRVAAKVAGAVAELRKKLGDPVEKGEVIAIIESREVADAKSDYLAAKVGLDLQSALFQREKGLFEKKISAEQSFLKARGAFEEAKLRVDLSRQKLAALDLSETEIAALPSQPVGELRRKEIRAPSSGKVIERRADLGQPVGGEGQTKELFVIADLTTVFADIAVAIADLPAVREGQSVRLSHDGEDEAEGRIVFIGPMLDHETHSGRAVASFANADFGLRPGTAMTARIALEEKSARLRAPRSAVLTFEGETVVFVRAPDGFVKRKVETGASDAESIEIVAGLEEGEQVAATNVFVLKAELGKSRLEGLD, via the coding sequence TTGAGAGACTTGGCCCATATCTTCCGCCGATTGGCGGTGTCGGACGTCGTTCCGACCGATGCAGGGGAGCGGCGGTCGAGCTTCTTCCCTGTTTGGAGCTATTCTAATTCGGCTCGCGCGCGCGGGCTGCGTTTCGGCGCGGCGTTGCTGGCGAGCGCCTTGCTCGGTTCGCTGTTTCCGCAATTCTCCGCGCCGATTCGAGCGCTGTTCGGCGCCGGCGAGAAAGCCGCCGAGGCCTCCGCCGCCAAGGGCGCGGAAGGGCTCGTCAGGCTGACCGCCGAGCAGATCGCAGCGGCGAAAATCGCCACCGTCGCGGCGGCTCCCGGCGTGCTGACGCGCGACGTCGTCGCGCCGGCCGTCGTTTCCGTCGATCCGGACCGCATCGGCCGCGTGGCCGCGAAAGTGGCCGGCGCAGTCGCCGAATTGCGCAAGAAGCTCGGCGATCCGGTCGAGAAGGGCGAGGTGATCGCCATCATCGAGAGCCGCGAGGTCGCCGACGCCAAGAGCGATTATCTCGCCGCCAAGGTCGGCCTCGATCTGCAATCGGCCTTGTTCCAGCGCGAGAAGGGGCTCTTCGAGAAGAAGATTTCCGCCGAGCAGAGCTTTCTGAAGGCGCGCGGCGCTTTCGAGGAGGCGAAGCTGCGCGTCGATCTTTCGCGGCAAAAACTCGCCGCGCTCGATCTCTCCGAAACGGAGATCGCCGCGCTTCCGAGCCAGCCGGTCGGCGAGCTGCGTCGCAAGGAGATTCGCGCGCCGTCCTCCGGCAAGGTGATCGAGCGCCGCGCCGATCTCGGCCAGCCGGTCGGCGGCGAGGGGCAGACGAAGGAGCTCTTCGTCATCGCCGATCTCACCACCGTTTTCGCCGATATAGCCGTCGCCATCGCCGATCTGCCCGCGGTGCGCGAGGGGCAGAGCGTGCGCCTCTCTCACGACGGCGAGGACGAGGCCGAGGGCCGCATCGTCTTCATCGGCCCGATGCTCGACCACGAGACTCATTCCGGCCGCGCCGTCGCTTCTTTCGCCAATGCGGATTTCGGCTTACGCCCCGGCACGGCGATGACGGCGCGCATCGCGCTCGAGGAGAAGTCTGCGCGCCTGCGCGCGCCGCGCTCTGCGGTTCTCACCTTCGAGGGCGAAACCGTCGTCTTCGTGCGCGCGCCCGACGGGTTCGTGAAGCGCAAGGTCGAGACGGGCGCGAGCGACGCCGAGTCGATCGAGATCGTCGCTGGGCTCGAGGAGGGGGAGCAGGTCGCCGCGACCAATGTCTTCGTCCTGAAGGCGGAGCTCGGCAAATCGCGACTCGAAGGGTTGGACTGA
- a CDS encoding Spy/CpxP family protein refolding chaperone, giving the protein MKKHLLAAAAAVALTLPLSAGVFAEPAPGEHHHHQFSAEDHAAFTDAKIAALKAGLKLTPAQEKNWPAVETSLRDIAKARAARFAEAKDKIKEIHEHRSVIEGLQLRSKALAAKAAETEKLAEAAKPLFDSLDDAQKRRFAVLLHTIAKGPHHGHEFGGPHDGPEHD; this is encoded by the coding sequence ATGAAGAAACATCTCCTCGCCGCCGCCGCCGCGGTCGCTCTCACCCTTCCGCTCTCGGCCGGAGTCTTTGCTGAGCCGGCTCCCGGCGAGCATCATCATCACCAATTCTCGGCGGAGGATCACGCCGCCTTCACCGACGCCAAGATCGCCGCGCTGAAGGCCGGTTTGAAGCTCACCCCCGCCCAGGAGAAGAACTGGCCGGCGGTCGAGACCTCGCTGCGCGACATCGCCAAGGCGCGCGCCGCGCGCTTCGCCGAGGCCAAGGACAAGATCAAGGAAATCCACGAGCATCGCAGCGTGATCGAAGGCCTGCAGCTGCGCTCGAAGGCGCTCGCCGCGAAAGCCGCCGAGACGGAGAAGCTCGCCGAGGCCGCCAAGCCGCTCTTCGACAGCCTCGACGATGCGCAGAAGCGCCGCTTCGCCGTGCTGCTGCATACGATCGCCAAGGGCCCGCATCACGGGCATGAGTTCGGCGGCCCGCATGACGGTCCCGAGCACGACTGA
- a CDS encoding outer membrane protein, with protein sequence MKTFSAVGALALALAAAPALAADLPSQKGAPAFVAPVAPAFSWTGVYGGVNVGYGWTESYRLSGVEFGPGGAPTGVAWNYPSSDISGVLGGGQIGYNYQYANTGFVVGLEADIQAADLTGQSKGVGSNVGYFPLLTTRHTIDWFGTVRGRVGYAVLPTLLVYGTGGFAYGEGSSRFTYWDTAGFWGQQSESDIRTGWTAGGGVEWAFLPNLSAKIEYLYTELDNAPGFFFNQFNAAGAATAFTSQQRGVQNHFHTVRVGLNYHLNLFGAPAPVVAKY encoded by the coding sequence ATGAAGACGTTTTCCGCAGTCGGCGCGCTCGCGCTGGCTCTCGCCGCCGCTCCGGCTTTGGCGGCCGACCTTCCGTCGCAAAAGGGCGCTCCGGCTTTCGTCGCTCCCGTCGCTCCCGCTTTCAGCTGGACCGGCGTCTATGGCGGCGTCAACGTCGGCTATGGCTGGACGGAGTCCTATCGCCTGTCCGGTGTCGAGTTCGGCCCCGGCGGCGCGCCGACCGGCGTCGCCTGGAATTATCCGTCGTCCGACATCAGCGGCGTCCTCGGCGGCGGCCAGATCGGCTACAATTATCAATACGCCAACACCGGCTTCGTCGTCGGCCTCGAGGCGGACATCCAGGCGGCCGATCTGACCGGCCAGTCGAAGGGCGTCGGCTCCAATGTCGGCTATTTCCCGCTGCTGACCACCCGTCATACGATCGACTGGTTCGGCACGGTGCGCGGCCGCGTCGGCTACGCCGTGCTGCCAACCCTGCTCGTCTATGGCACGGGCGGCTTCGCTTATGGCGAAGGCTCCAGCCGCTTCACCTATTGGGACACGGCCGGCTTCTGGGGCCAGCAGTCCGAGAGCGACATCCGCACCGGCTGGACCGCCGGCGGCGGCGTGGAATGGGCCTTCCTGCCCAATCTCTCGGCCAAGATCGAATATCTCTACACCGAGCTCGACAACGCGCCGGGCTTCTTCTTCAACCAGTTCAATGCCGCTGGAGCCGCCACGGCCTTCACCTCGCAGCAGCGCGGCGTGCAGAACCACTTCCACACGGTTCGCGTCGGCCTGAACTATCATCTGAACCTGTTCGGCGCGCCGGCTCCGGTCGTCGCCAAATATTGA
- a CDS encoding replication-associated recombination protein A translates to MSDLFAAAGLDRNAPHPLADRLRPQKLEEVAGQDHLVGPDGALTRAIRSGSIGSLIFWGPPGTGKTTVARLLAHETDLAFVQISAIFTGVADLKKTFEAARARRGMGQGTLLFVDEIHRFNRGQQDSFLPVMEDGSVTLIGATTENPSFELNAALLSRARVLVFKSLDAEAIEKLLQRAEQSEGRPLPLDEDARAALASMADGDGRASLTLAEDVWRAAGEGEVFDRARLVEVVQRRAPIYDKAQEGHYNLISALHKCVRGSDPDAALYYFARMLVAGEDPLFLARRIVRMAVEDIGLADPQALVVANAAKDAYDFLGSPEGELALAQAVLYVATAPKSNAGYVAYKAARRLAEEGGSPTPPKTILNAPTKLMKSEGYGEGYRYDHDEPDAFSGQDYWPEALGRQSFYRPVERGFEREIAKRLDYWERLRRERRGS, encoded by the coding sequence ATGAGTGATTTGTTCGCCGCCGCCGGGCTCGACCGCAATGCGCCGCATCCGCTCGCCGACCGCCTTCGTCCGCAGAAGCTGGAGGAGGTCGCCGGCCAGGATCATCTCGTCGGTCCGGACGGAGCGCTGACGCGCGCGATCCGTTCCGGCTCGATCGGCTCGCTGATCTTTTGGGGTCCGCCGGGCACCGGCAAGACGACGGTGGCGCGCCTGTTGGCGCATGAGACAGATCTCGCCTTCGTGCAGATTTCCGCGATCTTCACCGGCGTCGCCGATCTCAAGAAGACTTTCGAGGCGGCGCGCGCGCGCCGCGGAATGGGGCAGGGCACACTGCTCTTCGTCGACGAGATTCATCGCTTCAACCGTGGCCAGCAGGATTCCTTTCTGCCGGTGATGGAGGACGGCTCGGTCACGCTCATCGGCGCGACGACGGAAAACCCCTCCTTCGAGCTCAACGCCGCCCTTTTGTCGCGGGCCCGCGTGCTGGTCTTCAAATCGCTCGACGCCGAAGCGATCGAGAAGCTGCTGCAGCGCGCCGAGCAGAGCGAGGGCCGCCCCCTGCCGCTCGACGAGGATGCGCGCGCCGCGCTCGCGTCGATGGCCGACGGCGACGGCCGCGCATCGCTGACGCTCGCCGAGGATGTTTGGCGCGCCGCCGGCGAGGGCGAGGTTTTCGACCGCGCCCGGCTCGTCGAAGTGGTGCAGCGGCGCGCCCCAATCTACGACAAGGCGCAGGAGGGCCATTACAATCTAATCAGCGCGCTGCACAAATGCGTGCGCGGCTCCGACCCGGACGCCGCCCTCTATTATTTCGCGCGCATGCTCGTGGCGGGCGAAGACCCGCTGTTTCTCGCGCGCCGAATCGTCCGCATGGCGGTCGAGGACATAGGCCTCGCCGATCCGCAGGCGCTCGTCGTCGCCAACGCCGCCAAGGACGCCTATGATTTTCTGGGCAGTCCGGAGGGCGAGCTGGCGCTCGCGCAGGCGGTTCTCTATGTGGCGACCGCGCCCAAATCCAACGCCGGCTATGTCGCCTATAAGGCGGCCCGCCGCCTCGCGGAGGAGGGCGGCTCGCCGACGCCGCCCAAGACGATCCTCAACGCGCCGACGAAATTGATGAAGAGCGAAGGCTATGGCGAGGGCTATCGCTACGACCATGACGAGCCCGACGCCTTCTCCGGCCAGGACTATTGGCCCGAGGCGCTCGGCCGGCAGAGCTTCTATCGCCCGGTGGAACGCGGCTTCGAGCGCGAGATCGCCAAGCGGCTCGACTATTGGGAGCGGCTGCGTCGCGAGCGGCGCGGCTCCTGA
- a CDS encoding polyprenyl synthetase family protein → MVIPLEEKEKKSAGLDNLLSLIGPDLQRVNQLILQRTGSDVTTIPEVANHLISAGGKRLRPMLVLATAGMCGYQGDGHIKFAAGIEFMHTATLLHDDVVDESDMRRGKIAARMLWGNETCVLVGDFLLGHAFKMMVEPGVLSCLSVVSTAAAVIAEGEILQLNAAKDTQTTEDAYMAVIRSKTAELFAAAAEVGPMLAGRSKADEAACRSYGMNLGVAFQLIDDALDYGGQSSKLGKNVGDDFREGKITLPVVLAFRRGSETEREFWRRTLEKGEINDGDVEAACALMKKHEAIKDTVERASHYGAIARDALEIFPASPWKSALLEVVDFCVERAY, encoded by the coding sequence ATCGTCATACCGCTGGAGGAAAAGGAAAAGAAGTCCGCCGGCCTCGATAATCTGCTTTCGCTGATCGGCCCCGATCTACAGCGCGTCAACCAGCTGATCCTGCAGCGCACGGGCTCTGACGTGACGACGATCCCCGAGGTCGCCAACCACCTCATCTCGGCGGGCGGCAAGCGCCTTCGCCCGATGCTCGTGCTCGCCACCGCCGGAATGTGCGGCTATCAGGGCGACGGCCACATCAAATTCGCCGCCGGCATCGAATTCATGCACACCGCCACTCTGCTGCACGACGATGTGGTGGACGAGAGCGACATGCGCCGCGGCAAGATCGCCGCGCGCATGCTGTGGGGCAATGAGACCTGCGTGCTGGTCGGCGATTTTCTGCTCGGCCACGCCTTCAAGATGATGGTCGAGCCCGGCGTGCTCTCCTGCCTCTCCGTCGTCTCGACAGCGGCCGCCGTCATCGCCGAGGGCGAGATTCTCCAGCTCAACGCCGCCAAGGACACGCAGACGACCGAAGACGCCTATATGGCCGTCATCCGCTCCAAGACGGCGGAGCTGTTCGCCGCTGCGGCCGAGGTTGGCCCCATGCTCGCCGGCCGCTCCAAGGCGGACGAGGCCGCCTGCCGCAGCTATGGCATGAATCTCGGCGTCGCCTTCCAGCTTATCGACGACGCGCTCGATTATGGTGGACAATCGTCCAAGCTCGGCAAGAATGTCGGCGATGATTTCCGCGAGGGCAAGATCACGCTGCCCGTCGTGCTCGCCTTCCGTCGCGGCAGCGAGACGGAGCGCGAGTTCTGGCGGCGCACGCTGGAGAAGGGCGAGATAAACGACGGCGACGTCGAGGCCGCCTGCGCGCTGATGAAGAAGCACGAGGCGATCAAGGACACGGTCGAGCGCGCGAGCCATTATGGCGCCATCGCGCGCGACGCGCTGGAGATTTTCCCCGCTTCGCCGTGGAAGTCGGCGCTGCTCGAGGTCGTCGATTTCTGCGTCGAGCGCGCTTACTGA
- a CDS encoding YARHG domain-containing protein, producing the protein MKSMNAMIRILAAGAILSAFAEIGAPAPALAQSGAFCDQLWRERNAIYARAGHCFRTTRGRSVFGGGCFPPYGQLGGAEARRVRQLQSLERRNGC; encoded by the coding sequence ATGAAATCGATGAACGCCATGATCCGTATTCTCGCCGCAGGGGCGATCTTGTCGGCCTTTGCCGAAATCGGCGCGCCGGCGCCGGCGCTCGCGCAATCGGGCGCTTTCTGCGACCAGCTCTGGCGGGAACGCAACGCCATCTATGCGCGCGCCGGGCATTGCTTCAGGACCACGCGCGGGCGCTCGGTTTTCGGCGGGGGCTGCTTTCCGCCCTATGGCCAGCTGGGCGGCGCCGAAGCCCGACGGGTTCGGCAGCTCCAGTCCTTGGAGCGCCGGAACGGATGCTGA
- a CDS encoding MDR family oxidoreductase, whose protein sequence is MSAFTAIRIDKDEAGYRAAYAELGENELMEGDVDVEVSHSTVNYKDGLAVTGKAPVVRRFPMIPGVDFAGVVTRSSHPNFRPGEQVIAGGCGLGEQHYGGFAQRARVSGDWLVHLPQGLTPAQAMAIGSAGYTAMLCVLALEGRGLEPSRGPVVVTGAAGGVGSVTVALLAALGWRVVASTGRPEEEAYLKDLGAAEIVDRAELSIPGKPLQKQRFAGGVDTVGSVTLANVLAQTAIDGVVAACGNAQGMELPTTVAPFILRGVSLIGVESVRPNLPLRRTGWERLARDLDKGILARMTETAPFAQALERARSIVAGKIRGRLVIEIG, encoded by the coding sequence GTGAGCGCTTTCACCGCCATACGTATCGACAAGGACGAGGCCGGCTATCGCGCAGCCTATGCCGAGCTGGGCGAGAACGAATTGATGGAGGGCGACGTCGACGTCGAAGTGTCGCATAGCACCGTCAATTACAAGGATGGGCTCGCCGTGACCGGCAAAGCGCCGGTCGTGCGGCGCTTCCCGATGATTCCGGGCGTCGACTTCGCCGGCGTGGTCACGCGCTCCAGTCATCCGAATTTCCGCCCCGGCGAGCAGGTGATCGCCGGCGGCTGCGGGCTCGGCGAGCAGCATTACGGCGGCTTCGCGCAGCGCGCGCGCGTCAGCGGCGACTGGCTGGTCCATTTGCCGCAGGGGCTGACGCCGGCGCAGGCGATGGCGATCGGCAGCGCCGGCTATACTGCCATGCTCTGCGTGCTGGCGCTGGAGGGCCGAGGCCTCGAGCCCTCGCGCGGGCCCGTGGTGGTGACGGGCGCCGCAGGGGGGGTCGGCTCTGTGACGGTGGCGCTGCTGGCGGCGCTCGGCTGGCGCGTCGTCGCCTCCACTGGACGTCCCGAGGAGGAAGCCTATCTCAAAGACCTGGGCGCGGCGGAGATCGTCGATCGCGCCGAGCTCTCCATTCCCGGCAAGCCGCTGCAGAAGCAGCGTTTCGCCGGCGGCGTCGACACGGTGGGCTCGGTGACGCTCGCCAATGTTCTGGCGCAGACGGCGATCGACGGCGTCGTCGCGGCCTGCGGCAATGCGCAGGGAATGGAGCTGCCGACCACGGTCGCGCCCTTCATTCTGCGCGGGGTCTCGCTCATCGGCGTGGAGAGCGTGCGGCCAAATCTGCCGCTGCGGCGCACCGGCTGGGAGCGTCTGGCGCGCGATCTCGACAAGGGGATTCTCGCGCGCATGACGGAGACGGCGCCTTTCGCGCAGGCGCTCGAGCGCGCGCGATCGATCGTCGCCGGCAAGATCAGAGGCCGGTTGGTGATCGAGATCGGTTGA
- the greA gene encoding transcription elongation factor GreA, with product MSSAFTKEQDDDELREELPDRPVSPHRNLVTPEGFAQIEAELGRLHSELDAAQAKDDKRAVARAARDLRYWTARRASAEIVRAIADHEQARFGHRIVIEDETGKRQSFRLVGEDEADPAKGLIPYVAPLAKALLGKSVGDVVEAIHHSARIVEIA from the coding sequence ATGAGCAGCGCCTTCACCAAAGAACAGGACGACGACGAGCTCCGCGAAGAGCTGCCCGATCGTCCGGTCAGCCCGCATCGCAATCTCGTCACGCCGGAGGGCTTCGCGCAGATCGAGGCCGAGCTCGGGCGGCTCCATTCGGAGCTCGACGCCGCGCAGGCGAAGGACGACAAGCGCGCCGTGGCGCGGGCGGCGCGCGATCTGCGCTATTGGACGGCGCGGCGCGCGAGCGCGGAGATCGTGCGGGCGATCGCCGACCATGAGCAGGCGCGCTTCGGCCATCGCATCGTCATCGAGGACGAGACCGGCAAGCGTCAGAGCTTTCGTCTGGTGGGGGAGGACGAGGCCGATCCCGCAAAGGGGCTCATTCCCTATGTCGCGCCGCTGGCGAAGGCGCTGCTCGGCAAGAGCGTTGGCGATGTCGTCGAGGCGATCCATCACAGCGCCAGGATCGTCGAGATCGCCTGA
- a CDS encoding division plane positioning ATPase MipZ, with the protein MRTIAFVTQKGGAGKSTLASSIAVAASCAGERVFIIDLDPLQSLVKWSKAREATDVPVEHVPPAKLGKALAALEKKGVTLVVIDAPGADSEYSDAAIRAADLCIVPARPNVFDLWACELTRASIKDKKKDYAFLLNQCPPAQQNARVDQGAQALQAIGALLAPLVSARVDYQEAARMGLGVCELNPEGVAAEEMRELWQSVKRRLKKGAPVVKAEPKVEAKVEAKPAAKAEAKPVAKVEAKTVAKTEAKAETKPTAKVAGKITPKQEQPVAARKQAAAPAAEKAAKPQAKPAVRKAA; encoded by the coding sequence ATGCGCACTATCGCATTCGTCACGCAGAAGGGCGGCGCCGGAAAGAGCACGCTCGCTAGCAGCATCGCCGTCGCCGCCAGTTGTGCGGGCGAGCGTGTTTTCATTATCGATTTGGATCCGCTCCAATCATTGGTCAAATGGTCGAAGGCGCGCGAAGCGACCGACGTCCCGGTCGAACACGTGCCTCCGGCCAAGCTCGGCAAAGCCCTCGCCGCGCTCGAGAAGAAAGGCGTCACGCTCGTCGTTATCGACGCGCCCGGCGCCGACAGCGAATATTCCGACGCCGCCATTCGCGCGGCCGATCTCTGCATCGTCCCGGCGCGTCCCAATGTCTTCGACCTCTGGGCTTGCGAGCTCACCCGCGCCAGCATCAAGGACAAGAAGAAGGATTACGCCTTTCTTCTCAATCAGTGCCCGCCCGCTCAGCAGAACGCCCGCGTCGATCAGGGCGCTCAGGCTCTGCAGGCGATCGGCGCGCTGCTCGCGCCGCTCGTCTCGGCGCGCGTCGACTATCAGGAGGCCGCCCGCATGGGACTGGGCGTCTGCGAGCTCAATCCTGAGGGCGTCGCCGCCGAGGAGATGCGGGAATTGTGGCAGTCGGTGAAGCGCCGCCTCAAGAAGGGCGCGCCGGTCGTCAAGGCCGAGCCGAAGGTCGAGGCCAAGGTGGAGGCGAAACCCGCCGCCAAGGCCGAGGCCAAGCCCGTAGCCAAGGTCGAGGCCAAAACCGTCGCCAAGACGGAGGCCAAGGCCGAGACGAAGCCCACGGCCAAGGTCGCCGGCAAGATCACGCCCAAGCAAGAGCAGCCGGTCGCCGCGCGCAAGCAGGCCGCGGCTCCCGCTGCGGAGAAAGCGGCCAAACCGCAGGCCAAGCCCGCAGTCCGCAAGGCCGCGTGA
- a CDS encoding tRNA1(Val) (adenine(37)-N6)-methyltransferase: MNVPPNTKEKRSEAAAFLGGRLRLRQMPRGHRAGTDAVLLAAATPAQTRGLILDIGAGTGAVGLAAALRAPAATLGLVEIDSETCALARENIAENGLAARARVHEADLLSIEARRTSGLENESAEVLLTNPPYLSPTRTRVSPDPRRALAHVSAGGLEPWLRASLALLRPGGVFVMIHRADALQECLACIGGRLGAIGLLPVAAHAGEAATRILLRGVKGSKGPLSLLPPLVLHEADGAFTPRAEALHRGEGELPWPPGAFT, encoded by the coding sequence ATGAACGTTCCCCCGAACACAAAGGAGAAACGGTCGGAGGCCGCCGCCTTTCTCGGCGGACGCTTGCGTCTGCGCCAAATGCCGCGCGGCCACCGGGCCGGAACCGACGCCGTTCTTCTCGCGGCGGCGACGCCGGCGCAGACGCGCGGGCTCATCCTCGACATCGGCGCGGGAACCGGAGCCGTCGGCCTCGCCGCGGCGTTGCGCGCGCCCGCCGCCACGCTCGGCCTCGTCGAGATCGATTCGGAGACTTGCGCGCTGGCCCGCGAGAATATCGCGGAGAACGGCCTCGCGGCGCGCGCCCGCGTCCACGAGGCCGATCTCCTCTCCATCGAGGCGCGCCGGACGAGCGGGCTCGAGAACGAGAGCGCCGAGGTTCTTCTCACCAACCCGCCCTATCTTTCGCCCACGCGCACACGCGTCTCGCCCGATCCGCGTCGCGCCCTCGCTCATGTGAGCGCCGGCGGACTCGAGCCTTGGCTGCGCGCCAGTCTCGCCCTGCTGCGCCCCGGCGGGGTCTTTGTGATGATCCATCGCGCCGACGCCTTGCAGGAGTGCCTCGCCTGCATCGGCGGGCGCCTCGGCGCAATCGGCCTATTGCCCGTGGCGGCCCATGCGGGCGAAGCGGCGACGCGCATTCTGCTGCGCGGCGTCAAAGGCTCCAAGGGGCCGCTGTCGCTGCTCCCGCCGCTCGTGCTGCACGAGGCGGACGGCGCCTTCACACCGCGCGCGGAGGCGCTCCATCGCGGCGAGGGCGAGCTGCCCTGGCCGCCTGGCGCTTTCACATAA